AACGATTCTATTTTTAAGACTTTCAACAGAACTGGAAGAAAAAGTCGTACAACATAGAAATGTTACACCTACACTATGTCTTCAGTGGAACTAGAGACCTTGCTGACAGTGGGTTCTGTGACTTCTGTCGGTAAGCAAATTCATAGTATCctaaattaacaaataatttcaaGAGCTCATGCCCACATGGTCCATTACACAGCTTCCCCGGCATGCCATTCTTTAAATAAGCATAACGTTTAGGTAGGGGTGTGTATCAGGTGGCTTGGTCGGTTCGGACAATGTAACCAAGCAAAACATAAATTTTGGTTTTTAATGTTTCAAACCATAACCAAACCGAAAACCATATACATTCAAACCAAACCAACCTAATTCAAGCAGTTCAGTTTGGTCGGTTTCAGTTTAAAACCATTACTAAACTACAAACTTCAATTAATACAATTATAACATACAATGTCTTATatgtcaaaataaaataaaaatcttaatatgttcatattcatatatcaccattcataaatttttatataacggaaaaaaataaaaatttcaatatcaaaCAGACAAACCTTCACGATTCGTTGCATGTATAACTAGATACTAAaagattaaaatttgaatataagtttatacacacacacacacacacacacacatatatatatatttaatatgataaatatcggttcggttttatcgggtggaaaccaaaaccaaaccaaaatttacggtttttaaaaatatgaaatctagACAGAACTAAACCAAAAAGAAGACCGTTTTTCGCTTTGGTCGGTTCGGGTTGGTCAGTTATTTCGGATAACCATGCCCCCCTTCGTTTAGGTGTCATATGTTCGACCTGACAGAAAATTTTACAATAAATGTATGAATTCATGCATGATCGGAAGTATCATTACCTGATATAACATACGATCCCTCAGGGCTGAAGGATGCCTCCAGAGTGGAAGTGCTTGAAACTGGCTTGACATTGAACGTGTTTAACTAATGCAAAGAATTATCGAGAGCAAACTATAAGACAAATTATAACAAACGCAAAGTTTTTATTACACACACAGTAATGATAAGATTACTCACTAGTGTGCCTCTGAATGAATCAAGTACATGTATATGTCCATCCATAGTTGTCAAAAGCATAAGTCTTCCATCATTGCTAAATTTTACAGCATTTGCATCAGACATATCTCCCCCAACAGAAAATATCTCAAATGGGCCCTTTAAGGATTAGACATAGAGCATTAGCTTTTTTATTTAGATCTGAATATGCACTTCAGCAGGTTATCAACAACCATCAGAAGCATTATAAATTTTTGCCAGCTACAAACCTTTTCATAATTACGAACATCAAACATTCTTATGTATCCTCCAAAAGCTATTGCAAACACAAGTCCTTGGTCATCATAAGCTGTAGCTGGCCTTCCTTGTACGCGCAATAGACCCTGATATGCACAAATAAAGTGTTAATTACTTTCAACAGTGAGCTACCTTAAATATCAAGACTTTTAGCGGTATATATCTCACTTGACACTTATCAGCTCTTTGGTCCCAGAGCAACACAGTTCGATCAAGAGAGCCTGAGATAAAGTGATCGTTTCGGGAGCACAAGCTAAGGGAGACAACTCTAGCAATTAAAAGAAACTATATGTCAATTTTATCTCAAAGATGATTCATATAAGATGTAAATGTTGGTAATATGTATATAGGGAGAGATCTGTGCCTGTCATGGTGACCTTTAAAGTACCGCAAATACTTGTTGTCGTGCAATGAGAGTAGACGCAGTGATTCTGGATGAACAAGGCATTTTCAGTTATTTTCACTACATATACAAACACATTGTGTTTGACATACATACATACCGTCCCAGCCATTCTTTGAAGAGTATATAACGGTCGTGGGATGAGAAGTAAAACAGACCAGATCAACCCCGtactttttgctatttattgTCTTTAAACATCTGGTAAGAAGTGGGTTCTCTCATCAGTTTACCAACAGGGAATCAAAAAGCGAAATTGAACCACATATTTCAGATTATGTAAATGTTACAAACACATCATTGACTAGTATAAAGAGCCATTCCAGAGACTTGGTATTGCCTTAGTGGTCCtagggtggattgagtggggctGGGGTGGCCCCCAGGTGGGTGATAtcatatagggggtgggtgatgtcatctaGGAGTAGTTTCTCTCGGTTTCTACTTATGGTTTCTATATTGTAAAAGCATGTTGGGCGTAAAAGAAGCTTTGTTTGAGTCACTACCCTTCCATTCATGCTGAACAATATAAAAAAGGACATCTCGAAGTGTGATCTTGCTTTGCTCAATATCTAACATTTCAACCAGTTTTGCAGCCAATGTAATAGTACTAAAGACAATCAGTTTCAGTATGTTTATATCCTAGAAAGAGTAGAgataacattaataaaaaagaacaaaaagtgCTATATGCACTGAATATATATTGGGGTTGAAGTACAACTCTTCAGAATTTTCCAAAATGAAATAAGTTCTTGTAAATTATTATACCAATCACTAAAGCAAAAAGTAAACACATATTAGTAACACAAAAAACCCATACATGAATCTGACCAATTTAATAATGTCTATTAAACTTTTGAGAACATGTGGGAAAATGGCAAGAGGAAacaaaaggaaaaggaaaagtaTGGACATCCAAGAATGGTGTTCGATAAAATACAAAACaagatgaaaaatgaaaatatattgtcgctcaacatatataatttcaatGTAATCCAGAATGAGAAGAGTACGTTGCATTGCTGATATCATATAGTCGAATCGATTCATCATCACTAGCAGTCACCAGGAAATTTGATGTTTTATGGAAGTCCAGTGAACTAATTCTACCATTCTGCcaaataaagaagaaaaaatcAGTAGACTGATTTTCCATATACTTTCAGCAATTAGCAAAGTATATAGTAACTGATACacattatcaaattattaacttAAAGGATAATTTAATAACGAATTTATGGTACAGAGGACGACATGAAATTTAACcttctgaaaaagaaaaaaatacagTTGTGatcacagaacactatcatTGAAATTTTCATATGAACTCAATAGTAATATTAAAATGTGAAGCTCATATAAGTTGGACATAACTAGTATCCATACAACGAAGTACAGACTGCCAACTTCCTTTACAATTTAACATTCACCAAAAACactgattaatttttaatatgatcaatgaaGCCCTGATACGTTATATCACAACGGAATTGGGAATTCCCTAGAGCATCACTAAAAGCAGCAGAATCTCTATTACTTCACAATTAACTTATGGAACCATGTTGGGCGTCGTACACCTTGCTTTTATTTACACACTCAACTATGTACATCGCACATACATTTCCTATCAATATTTCCAATACTCTCTCCCTCTAAAAATAGCCAAATCACACTCTCAACATCTATAAAACCGCCCTCAAGAAAATTGCATAGATTTCATCATAACCTCATTC
This genomic window from Daucus carota subsp. sativus chromosome 7, DH1 v3.0, whole genome shotgun sequence contains:
- the LOC108194097 gene encoding protein ANTHESIS POMOTING FACTOR 1; this translates as MPGGVQSEREDKVSLELNEEILQSMEVGMAFRDYNGRISSLDFHKTSNFLVTASDDESIRLYDISNATCLKTINSKKYGVDLVCFTSHPTTVIYSSKNGWDESLRLLSLHDNKYLRYFKGHHDRVVSLSLCSRNDHFISGSLDRTVLLWDQRADKCQGLLRVQGRPATAYDDQGLVFAIAFGGYIRMFDVRNYEKGPFEIFSVGGDMSDANAVKFSNDGRLMLLTTMDGHIHVLDSFRGTLLNTFNVKPVSSTSTLEASFSPEGSYVISGSGDGSVFAWSVRSGKEAASWMSSETEPPVIKWAPGSLMFVTGSSELSFWIPDLSKLATYVGRK